ATCCCGACGTCTTCAGGAACGCGCAAGCCTCTGGATCGGCAATCATGCATAACCTCCAGCGCGTAAGCGTCGCAGGAGCATACGATCGCCGTCTTGCCCGTTCCGGCGGCGAGATCCAGGCGGCGCAGCGCGTCCAGATAGTCGCGCTGCGCGATGACCGCGGTCTCGAACTTCCCTTGCCCGCCGGAGACGGCGTCTGCCCCGTCCTCAAGCGCCTCTCGAAACCCGATCCAGCGCTGCTCCTGCGTGTGGATGTTGACCCGCCCCCGATCGGCGAGCGGCGGACAGACGTAGACGAACCGGCGGTAGCCCTTCCGCAGGAGTTGTCCGACCGCTTCCTTCATTGCGCCGCGGTCGTCGATGCCGACATACGGCCAACGGTCGGAGATGCGGTTGCATACGGTGACGATCGGGGTCAGCAGGCCTCGCAGCTCCTCCTCGAACCTGGCACCTTCGTTCACCGAGCACAGGATGATCCCGTCCGCTTTGCGCTGGACCAATTGGCGGAGGCAGTTTTTCTCCATCTCCGGGTCCTTGCCGGTCAGCGTCAGATGAACGATGTATCCCCGCTCCCGCGAGCGCCTTTCAATGGCGTTGGCCAGTTGGGCGAAGGAGCGGTTGTACAAATCGAACAGAACGACGCCGATCGTCATCGTCCGCCCGCGGGCCAGACTGCGGGCGGTCAGATCGGGCCGATACTGGTGCTCCCGGGCGACCTCCAGTATTCGCCGTTTCGTCTTCTCGCTGATGCCCGGCCTGTCGTTCAGCGCGCGGTCTACGGTGCCGATGGACACGCCGCACAGCTCCGCGATTTGTTTGATCGTGATTCCCATG
This genomic window from Paenibacillus thermoaerophilus contains:
- a CDS encoding LacI family DNA-binding transcriptional regulator, yielding MGITIKQIAELCGVSIGTVDRALNDRPGISEKTKRRILEVAREHQYRPDLTARSLARGRTMTIGVVLFDLYNRSFAQLANAIERRSRERGYIVHLTLTGKDPEMEKNCLRQLVQRKADGIILCSVNEGARFEEELRGLLTPIVTVCNRISDRWPYVGIDDRGAMKEAVGQLLRKGYRRFVYVCPPLADRGRVNIHTQEQRWIGFREALEDGADAVSGGQGKFETAVIAQRDYLDALRRLDLAAGTGKTAIVCSCDAYALEVMHDCRSRGLRVPEDVGIMGFDNIDMLKYVSPRLSTVHYDMEEFGTRAADSLIAWIERGEAPSVPSLAYRWIEGESV